From the Thermus brockianus genome, the window CCCTCAGGGCGAGGCGGTAGCCTTCGGGGGAAACCTCTCCCTCCCCCTCCAGGTGGGGCCCGAGGAGGCGCACCCGGGCCCGGAGCATCTCCTCCCCTTGGATAAGGGCCTCCCCGTAAGGGCTTTCCAGGCGGAGCCTTCCCCCCCGGCTTCCCCAGGTCCCCGTGGCCCTTAGGGGAAGCCCCCATGGGGAGAGGTCCAGCCCCTCCGCCTGGAGGAGCAAGCGGAGCCCCTCCTCGTACCCCCCAAGGACCCGAAGCCCGGGCGCCCCGCCCCCAAGCCTAAAGGCCGCCCCCCGCCCCACCACGCCCAGGACAAGCCCCCCCTTGGGGAAGGAGGCCTCCCCCCGGTAGGCCAAAGCCAGGAGGTCCACCCTCCCCTCAAGCCTCCCCGCCCCCAGGAAGGGCACCTCCCCCTGGCCCTGGAGGCGGAGCCCTTTCCAAGGACCTTCCCCCGCCACCTCCCCGTAGGGGGTGGTGAGGCGTACCCTGCCCCCCTCCAGGTCCCCCCGGGCCCAAAGCCGCCCCTCCACCCCCCGGTAGCGGAAGGGGAGGTCCAGGCGGAAGGGGTACCGGCCCCGAAGCCCCACCTCCCCCACCCCCGGCACCCGGAGGGCCTCCCGGTCCAGGGTGAAGGCGAGGGGCGGAAGGCGGAGCCCCTCGGGGATGGGGGGAAGGAGCCTGCCCGCGAGGCGCAGGGTGGGGTAGACCTCCCCTTCCCCTTCCACATAGCCCCTTAGGCTCAGGGAAAGCCGCTTTCCCTCCCCAAGGAGCCTCCCCTCCACCCCGTAGGCCCGCACCTCGGCATAGCCCCTATAGCCCCCCTCGTAGGCCAGGTCCGCCCGCAAGGCCAAGGGCCCCAAAGCCGCCTCCCCCTTCAGGCTCAGGGCCTCCTTGTAAGCCAAGGTGAGGTCCCCGGCCCTTAGCCTTAGGCCGGGACCGGGGTCGTAGGCCCCGGAAAAGGGCACCTCCCCGAGGGGTGTCCGGACCCTTCCGGAAAGCTCCGCCCCCAAGCCCCTGAGGGAAGCGGCGGCCTCCAGGTAGCGCCCCTCGGCCCGAAGCCGCCCGGAGAGGGCCCCTTCCCGGTAGAGGGCATCCCCCCAGAGCCGCACCTCGTCCAGGGCCCGCACGGGAAGGCCCCTTAGGCGCAAGGAGAAAACCCCACCCCGGTACGCCCCCTCCCCGTAGGGGCTAAAGAAGCGGAAGCCCGAGGCCTCCTGCGCCACCGCCACGGGGAAGGCGGCGTAGGGGGAGGCGTAGCGGAGGGTGGCGGAAAGCCTGCCCCGCTGGAGGCGGCCTTCCCCCTCCAGGTCCCCCACCGCCAGGGGAGTGGGGGTGAGGCGGAGGGCGAGGTCGTCCCACGTCCCCGAAAGGGCCAAGGGGCCAAGCCGCCCGGAAACCCTCGCCCCCTCCCCCCGCACCTCCCCCGAGAGGTCCAAGGGGGCGAAAAGGGGAAGGGCCACCCCTGGGCTTCGCACCCCCACCCGGTAGCGGCCCCCTTCCAGGGCGAAGGCCACCTCCGCCTTCCCCTCCAAAGGCCTCGGCCAGGCCGCAACCCCGCCGCCCCGCAGCCGCCCCCCCTCCCCCGCCAGGCGGAGCCGGCTTCCTAAGGTATCGGCGAAGGTGGCCCGGTATGCGCTTCCCTCTAGGGCGAAGCCCAGGCGGTAGGTGCGGTCCAAAAGCCGCCCCTCCGCCTCCGCCTCCAGGGAGAAGACCCGGTCAAAGCCAAGCCGCCCCCAATGGCGGAAAGGCTCCCCCAAGAACCGCCCTTCCCCCTGGAAGCCGCCCTTGAGCTTCAGCTCCGCCCAGCCCTCCCCCGCCAGGGCCAGCCTCCCCTCCCCCTCCACGGGCAGGGATAGGCCAAAGTGGCGCGCCAGGGCGGGAAGCTGGGGCCTCCCCTCCAGCCGGAAGCGGTAGCGCTCCCCCTTGAGGTCCACCTCCGCCACCGCCTCTAGGGGGCCCTCGAGGCCCACCCCCTTTAGGTGCGCCTCCACCCGGTCCTCCCGAAGGCGAATGGGGCCCTCCACCCGGGTGAGGGCAAAGCCCACGAGCTCCACCACCCCGCCCGCCACCTCGGCCTCCCCCGCCATGCCCCCGGGGCCAAGCCGGAAAACCCCCGAAAGCCTCCCCCCCTTAAGCCCCGGGTAGAAGAAGGAAAGCCCGGAAACCTCGCCCCCAAAGCGCACCTCCCAGGCGGAAAGGTCGGGCGCAAGCCCCCTCGCCTCTCCCTGGAAGCTCCCCCCGGGAAGCCTCACCAGGAAGCGGTAGGGGTTTTCCCCGGCGAGGGTGAGGCGCAAGGGGGGGAGGAAAAGCCTCTTCCCTTGGGGAAGTTCCACCTCGGTATCCTCCAGGACCAGGCTCCGGAAGACCACCTTGAGGGCGGGCGGTGGCCCCGGCTTCTCGGGGATGAGGGCCTCCCAGGTGGGCTTTAGGCGGGCCCCCTGGAGGCGGAGGCTTAGGGGAAGCTCCCGGCGCCAAAGCCCCAGGAGGTCGTAGCGGAGGCCCACCGCCTCCGCCTCCAGGGAAAGCCCCTCCCCCTTAAGCCGCACCCCCCGCAGCCTAAGGCCCAGGAGGAGGTGCCCCCGCACCTCCCCCACCTCCCCCTGGAAGCCCGCCAGGACCAAGCCCCGCTCCACCGCCCCCTTGAGGAGGGGGGGCCAGGCGAGGAGGCCCAAGAGGCCAAGGAACCCCAGGAGAAGGAAGAGAAGCCCCCGCCGCATCTCCCTAAGCATAGGGAAGGGAGATGAAAGCGGCATGGCATGCCCCGTAAAATGCCCTCATGCCGCGCCTGGTGGCCTTGGTGAAGGGAAGGGTGCAAGGGGTGGGGTACAGGGCCTTCGCCCAGAAGAAGGCCCTGGAACTGGGCCTTTCCGGCTATGCGGAAAACCTACCGGACGGCCGCGTGGAGGTGGTGGCGGAAGGCCCCGAGGAGGCGCTTCAGGCCTTCCTCCACCACCTCAAGCAAGGCCCCCGCCTCGCCCGGGTGGACGAGGTGGAGGTGCAGTGGGCCGAGGCGACCGGGCTAAAGGGGTTTTACGTGTACTGAGCCCAGGCCTGGGGCCTGGCCCCGGCCTGAAGGAGCGCCTCGGCCAAGGCCGCCTTGAGTTCGGGAAGCCCCGTGCCCTTCAGGGCGGAAACCGGCACCCCCCCAAGCCGCTCCTTTAGGTAGTAGAGGTCGTAAGGGGCCGCCCGGTCCGCCTTGGCAAGGGCGAGAACGCGCGGGGCCTCCACCCCAAGCTCCCCGAGGAGGGCCTCCACCACCCGGTACCGCTCCAAAGCCCCCTCCTCGGAAGCGTCCAGGACGTGGACCAAGAGGTCCGCCTCCCGCACCTCCTCGAGGGTGGCCCGGAAGGCCGTGAGGAGCTCCTCCGGCATCTTCCGGATGAAGCCCACGGTGTCCGTGAAGAGCACCTCCCCCACCCCGGGCAAAAAGCCCCGGCGGGTCAGGGGGCGGAGGGTGGCGAAGAGCTTGTCCTCCCCCGGCTCCCCGCCCCGGGCCAGGGCCTGGAGGAGGGTGGTCTTCCCGGCGTTGGTGTAGCCCACCACGGCGATGAGGGGCACCCCCCGGCGCTTCCTTTGCCTCCTTGCCTCCTCCCGCCTTTTGGCGTACTCCTCCAGCTTGCGGCTCAGGTGGGCGATTCGCTCCTGGAGGCGCCTCCGGTCCACCTCCAGCTTGGTCTCCCCCGGGCCCCGGGTGCCGATCCCACCCCCAAGCCGGCTCAACTCCTTCCCCTTCCCCACCAGGCGGGGCAGGAGGTACTTTAGCTGGGCTAGCTCCACCTGGGCCTGGGCCTCGGGGGTCTTGGCGTGGAGGGCGAAGATGTCCAGGATGAGCTGGGTGCGGTCCAGGACCTTAAGCCCCGTGGCCCTTTCTATCTCCCGGGCCTGGGCGGGGGAAAGCTCCAGGCCGAAGATGAGGGTGGAGGCGTTTTCGTGGTAGGCCAGGCTTTTGAGCTCCTCCAGCTTGCCAAGCCCCACCAGATAGCGCGGGTCCAGGGCCTTGCGGTAAACCAGGACCTTCTTCACCGGCACGCCCCCGGCGGTGCGGGTGAGCTCGGCAAGCTCCTTTAGGCCCGCCTCCGCCTCGGGGCCTTCCCCCAGGTCCACCCCCACCAGGATGGCCCGCTCCCCACTCCCGTCCTGAAGCTCCCGCACCCGGGCCTGGCGGGCGAGCTCCTCCTCCAGGGCCTCCACCTCCTTGCGGTGATCCAAATCCAGGTACTGGAAGTAAGGCCTAGGGGGAAAGATGCGCCAGTCCTCCTCCAGCGCCTTGGGCGGGGAGAGGAAGGCCAGGTGAAGCGTGGTGGGCCTTCCCTCCTCCACCTCCAAGGCGGCGATGCTATCCAGCCGGTTTAGGAAGAGCACGGAAAGGTCGGGCCGGGAAAGCCCCCCGGGGGAGAGGTGGGTGTGGAGGAGGCGGAAGCCGGAAAGCCTGCGCTCCGCCCTCGCCCCCTCGGGGATGGGAAGCTCCTTGGCGTCCCCCACCCCCACCCGCACCACCCGGCCCTCCCGGTCCAGAAGGAGGCTTAGGGGGCGGCCCACCTCGGCCGAAAGGAGGGCCAGGGCCTGGGCCAGCTCAGGGGTAACAACCCGCTCCGGGGGTACCCGGCGGCGGTACAGGTTGGAAAGCTTTTTAAGCTCACTCTTCTTGAGCCCTTCCGTCCTACCGAAGATCTTCTCCAATGCCCCTTTAGTATAGCAAAACGTGGCCCTTCGGGCGTAGAGTAGGGCCCGTGCGCTGGCTTTGGCTCGCCCCTTTCCTCCTTCCCGCCCTAGCCCAAGGGGACTACGCCTGGATCGTGGTCCTGGGGGCGGCCCAGTACGGGGGCAGGCCCTCCCCCGCCTTGGAGCGCCGCCTCGAGGCCGCCCTCTCCCTCTACCAAAAGGGCCTCGCCCCCCGGATCGCCGTGGCCGGGGGCAGGGCCCCGGGGGACCGGTGGAGCGAAGGGGAGGTGGGCTGCCGCTACCTGAAGGCCAGGGGGGTGCCCGAGAAAGCCCTCCTCTGCGAGACGCAAAGCCAAAACACCTACGAGAACCTCCTCTTCCTGAGGCCCCACCTCACGGGCCCCGTCCTCCTGGTCACCGACGCCCCCCACCTTCCCCGGGCGCTCTTCCTGGCCCGGCTTCTGGGTATAAGGGCCCAGGGCCACCCCGTGCCCGGCCCCTACCCCTTGGGTTATTGGGCGCGGGAAGCCCTCTACCGCCTCTGGCTTTACCTGGGCCTAAGGCCCCTTCCCCGGAGGCTTAAGCCTCTTCCAAGCGCCGCAAGGATTCCAGATACCCTTCCAAAAGCCCCTTGAACTGGGCGAGGAAAAGCGCCTTCTCCTGCTTGACCCGCTCCACCTCGGCCCGGATGCGCTTAAGCTCCTCCGCCGCCTCCCTCAGCACCTGCTCCTTGGCCGCATGGGCTTCCTTCTTGATAAGCTCGGCCTCCCGTTCCGCCTGGGCCTTGAGCTCGCGGGCGATCTTCTCCGCCGCCACCACCGCCCGCTTCAGCTCCCCTTCCGCCTCCTTGAGCCGGGCAGCCTCCTCCTCCAGGGCGCGCACCCGCTCCCTTAGGGCCTCGTTCTCCTGAACGAGGGCCTCCATCACCTCCGCCACCCGGGCGAGGTAGCCCCGCACCGCCTCCTTCTGGTAGCCGCGAAGCCCCGTGGGGAACTCCTGGTAGCGCACGTCCAAAGGGGTTAGGTCCATGCCTCCTCAGTCTACAAAAAGGGCCCGCCCAATCCGCACCAGGGTAGCCCCCTCCTCCACCGCCCAGACGTAATCGTCCGACATGCCCATGGAGCGCTCGGGAAGGCCAAAGCGGTCGGCAAGTTGGGAAAGCTTCCTGAAGAGAGGGCGCACCACCCCCTCAGGGCCTACAGGGGGCACGGTCATGAGGCCCAGGACCTCCAGGTGCTCCAGCTCCCGCACCCGGGCGAGGAGCTCGGGCAGCTCCTCCTCCAAAACCCCGTGCTTCTGCGGCTCCCGGCCCAGGTTCACCTCCACCAAGACCCTAAGCCGCTTTCCCGCCTTGGCCCCCACCCCCTCCAGAGCCTCCGCCAGGCGAAAGGAGTCCAGGGAGTGGATGAGGGCGAAGCGGGGGGCGAACTTGGCCTTGTTGCGCTGCAGGTGGCCGATGAGGTGCCACTCCGCCCGGAGAACCTCCATCTTCTTCAGGGCCTCCTGCACCCGGCTCTCCCCCAAGGGGAAGTCCCCGTAGCGGAGGACCTTCTCCCGGATCTCCTCCGGGGTGCGCCCCTTGGTCACCGCCACCAGGCGCACCTCGCCAGGGTCCCGCCCCGCCCTCCGGCAGGCGGCGGCGATCCGCTCCAGGACCTCGGGAAGCCCCATTTAGAGCGCCGCCAGGATACCCCGCACGTAGCGGCGGAAAACGGGCCCCGTCTCCGCCGCCACCTTCAAGACCTCCTCCTCCGTGGCGTGGTGCTCCCGCTCGGGCACGGCCATGTCCGTGATGGTGGAAAGCCCGAGCACCCTCGCCCCCAGGTGCCTTAGGGCGATGACCTCGGGCACGGTGGACATGCCGATGGCGTCCGCCCCGAGCTCCCGGAGCATGCGAAGCTCCGCCCGGCTGGCGAAGCTCGGCCCCATGAACCAGGCGTAGACCCCCTCAAAGAGGTGGAGGTCCTGCGCGCGGGCCACCCGGCGGGCCAGGTCCACCAGCCCGGGGTCGTAGGCCTCAAACATCACGGGGAAACGGGGGCCCAGGCGCTCGTCGTTGGGGCCCCTCAAGGGGTTTGCCCCGGCGAAGTTGATGTAGTCCAGGTGGAGCATGATCCCCCCGGCGCGGAAGCGGGGGTTCAGCCCCCCAGCGGCGGAGGTGAGGAGGAAGGTCTTCGCCCCGAGGAAAAAGCCCACCCGCACGGGGAAGACCACCTCCTCGGCGCTATACCCCTCGTAGTAGTGGACCCGGCCTTGGTAGACCAGGACCCGCTTGCCCTCGAGGTGCCCCAGAACAAGCCGCCCGGCGTGCCCGGGGGCGGTGGAGCGGGGGAAGTGGGGGATTTCCCCGTAAGGGATCTCCGCCACCTTCTCCACCTCCTCCGCCAAGGGCCCAAGCCCCGAACCCAACACCACCCCCACCTCGGGGGTGAAGTTCGTCTTGGAACGAATGTACGCCACCGCCTCTTGGATCTTCTCGTAGACGCCCATCCCCGCCATTCTACTCTCACCGCCCCTTCACCGGCTTCCGGTATGCTTTCCGCCATGAAGCGCCTCCTTACCCTAGCCTTCCTAGGCTTTCTCGCCCTGGCTGCTCCCCTAAAGGACGTGGTGGTGGAGGGGGGAGACCCCGTCCTCCAGGCCCTGGCCCGGGCCGCCCTGCCCTTTGGCGTGGGGGACGAGCCCGGGGACCTGGAGGAGGCCAGGAAGGCCATCCTGGCCACGGGCTACTTCCGGGACGTGACGGTGCGCCTCGAGGGGGACGTCCTCAAGGTCACCCTCACCCCCTACCCCCCCATCGCCGAGGTCCGGGTGGAGGGGAAGGCCTTCCCCCAAGAAAACCTCCTCCGCTTCCTAGAGGAGAACTTCGCCATCGGCAAGGAGGCCATCTACAACCCCCTGAGGGCCCAGGAGGCGGCCCAGGCCCTGGCGGGGGCCTACCGGCAAAACGGCTTCCCCTTCACCCCCAAGGTGACGGTGGAAACCAAGGAGCAGGGGGGCGGTATCCTCCTCACCTTCCGGGTGGAGGAAAGCCCCGAGGTGAAGGAGGTGCGCCTGGAAGGGGTTTCCCTCCTTTCCCAAACCGAACTCCTCAAGCTCCTGGAACCCTTGAAGGGCCCCTTTGACTTCGCCAAGTACCAGGAGGCCCTCGGGGGCATCGCCGGGCGCTACGAGCGGGCGGGCTACCGCTTTAGCGGCCCTGACCTCCAGGAAAGCCGCCTGGAAAACGGGGTCCTAAGTGTCCGGGTGCGCGAGCTCAAGGTGATCCGGGTGGAAGGGGAAGGCCTGGACCTCTCGGCTTTCCCCCTAAAGCCCGGGGACTACCTGAACTATAACGCCCTCCTGGAAGGGGTGCAGGCCCTTTCCAAGGGGCTTTCCCGGGTGGTGAACTTCAACCTGGTGCCCGAGGGGGACGGGGTCGTCGTAGCCCTCCAAGTGGGGCCCGAAGGGGGGGTGATCCAACGGGTGGAAATTCGGGGAAACACTGCCTTCCCCACGGAAACCCTCCTCGGCCTCCTCCGCCTCAAGCCCGGGGAGGTCTACACCCCCGCCCTGGCCCAGGAGGACGCAAGGCGCCTCGCCGGCTTCTACCAGGAAAGGGGCTACGAGGTGGCGGACGTGCGCTACCGCTTCCAGGAGGGTAGCTTCCAGCTGGAGGTGGTGGAGCTCAAGATCGGGGGCTACCGCCTGGAGTGGCAGGAAGGCCACCGCACCCAGGAGGAGGTGATCCTGCGGGAACTCCCCAAGCCGGGAAGCCTCTTCTCCGTCCAAGCCCTCCGCCAAGGCATCGCCCGCCTCCTGGCCACCGGGCTCCTCGCCGAGCCCCCCGCCGTGCGCCTCTCGCCCGGGGATAAGGAGGACGAGATCACCGTGGTCCTTGGCCTCAAGGAAGCCCGCACCGGGCTCTTTCAACCCGCTATCGGCTGGAGCTCCTTGGAGGGGTGGTCGGGAAGCCTTACCTTCAAGGAGATCAACCTCTTCGGCCTAGCCCACCAGGCAGCGGTGGAGCTATCCTGGATACAGAACGACGCCCGGGACAACCTTTCCTTCTCGGCCAGTTACACCATCCCCTGGCTTTACCTGGATGTAGCGGACTTAAAGGAGGTGCGCACCTCCCTCTCCTTCAGCGGTTATTCCATCCCCGTGGGCAACAACATCCTCTACGACGGCAGCACGGACACGGGATGGCAGTATACGGAAAGACGGAGTGGCTTCGGCCTGAGCGTTTCACGACCTTTCTCTAAAGATTTACCCAACTTACGGTTTTCTTTGGGAGTTGCCGCCCAAAGGCTTAGATACGGCCTGGAAATTTACGACGGTAGCGCCCCCTGCAACCCCTCCGCCGGCCCTTCGGACCCCGCCTACTGCGACGGAACCGGGTACAAGGACGTGAACCTCGCCCAAAGTCTCCTGCCCACACCTGCCTGGAACCTTCGCCTAGACACTGGCCTCTCCTACATCCAGGTGGACAACCCCCGCTTCCGTACCCAAGGGTACGAGCTAAGCCTCACCTCAGGTATCGGCCTCGCCTTCCCGGACACGGGAGGCCGGCAAGCCTATGTTCCTCTCGTGACTACGGGGAAGACCTATTTCCCCCTCTCGGAAGACCGGCGCCATGCCCTTGCTTTCCGCATCTCGGCTGGTACCTTCCTCGGATCCCCTCCCCAGAGCGAGCGCTTCTACCTTTCAGGCGGCGGAGCTGAGGCTTTCCTCCTTAGGGGCTATGACGAGCGCAAATATAGCGGCCTCTCCTTCGCAACGGGCTCGGTGGAGTACCGCTACGACTTCAACCTTTCGCCCCAAGGAGGGACAAACCTTTACGGCATCGTGTTTGCCGACACAGGCCTTACCGATAACACCCAGGGCCTAAAGTGGGGGGTAGGGATCGGCCTGCAACTGGACTTGGATGTCTTGGGCGTTCTCCTCCCCTCCTTGCGGCTGGACTACGCCTTCAGCCCGGAGAAGCCCACGGGCAT encodes:
- a CDS encoding YdcF family protein, which encodes MRWLWLAPFLLPALAQGDYAWIVVLGAAQYGGRPSPALERRLEAALSLYQKGLAPRIAVAGGRAPGDRWSEGEVGCRYLKARGVPEKALLCETQSQNTYENLLFLRPHLTGPVLLVTDAPHLPRALFLARLLGIRAQGHPVPGPYPLGYWAREALYRLWLYLGLRPLPRRLKPLPSAARIPDTLPKAP
- the hflX gene encoding GTPase HflX — translated: MEKIFGRTEGLKKSELKKLSNLYRRRVPPERVVTPELAQALALLSAEVGRPLSLLLDREGRVVRVGVGDAKELPIPEGARAERRLSGFRLLHTHLSPGGLSRPDLSVLFLNRLDSIAALEVEEGRPTTLHLAFLSPPKALEEDWRIFPPRPYFQYLDLDHRKEVEALEEELARQARVRELQDGSGERAILVGVDLGEGPEAEAGLKELAELTRTAGGVPVKKVLVYRKALDPRYLVGLGKLEELKSLAYHENASTLIFGLELSPAQAREIERATGLKVLDRTQLILDIFALHAKTPEAQAQVELAQLKYLLPRLVGKGKELSRLGGGIGTRGPGETKLEVDRRRLQERIAHLSRKLEEYAKRREEARRQRKRRGVPLIAVVGYTNAGKTTLLQALARGGEPGEDKLFATLRPLTRRGFLPGVGEVLFTDTVGFIRKMPEELLTAFRATLEEVREADLLVHVLDASEEGALERYRVVEALLGELGVEAPRVLALAKADRAAPYDLYYLKERLGGVPVSALKGTGLPELKAALAEALLQAGARPQAWAQYT
- a CDS encoding YggS family pyridoxal phosphate-dependent enzyme, which gives rise to MGLPEVLERIAAACRRAGRDPGEVRLVAVTKGRTPEEIREKVLRYGDFPLGESRVQEALKKMEVLRAEWHLIGHLQRNKAKFAPRFALIHSLDSFRLAEALEGVGAKAGKRLRVLVEVNLGREPQKHGVLEEELPELLARVRELEHLEVLGLMTVPPVGPEGVVRPLFRKLSQLADRFGLPERSMGMSDDYVWAVEEGATLVRIGRALFVD
- a CDS encoding DivIVA domain-containing protein; its protein translation is MDLTPLDVRYQEFPTGLRGYQKEAVRGYLARVAEVMEALVQENEALRERVRALEEEAARLKEAEGELKRAVVAAEKIARELKAQAEREAELIKKEAHAAKEQVLREAAEELKRIRAEVERVKQEKALFLAQFKGLLEGYLESLRRLEEA
- a CDS encoding BamA/OMP85 family outer membrane protein — encoded protein: MKRLLTLAFLGFLALAAPLKDVVVEGGDPVLQALARAALPFGVGDEPGDLEEARKAILATGYFRDVTVRLEGDVLKVTLTPYPPIAEVRVEGKAFPQENLLRFLEENFAIGKEAIYNPLRAQEAAQALAGAYRQNGFPFTPKVTVETKEQGGGILLTFRVEESPEVKEVRLEGVSLLSQTELLKLLEPLKGPFDFAKYQEALGGIAGRYERAGYRFSGPDLQESRLENGVLSVRVRELKVIRVEGEGLDLSAFPLKPGDYLNYNALLEGVQALSKGLSRVVNFNLVPEGDGVVVALQVGPEGGVIQRVEIRGNTAFPTETLLGLLRLKPGEVYTPALAQEDARRLAGFYQERGYEVADVRYRFQEGSFQLEVVELKIGGYRLEWQEGHRTQEEVILRELPKPGSLFSVQALRQGIARLLATGLLAEPPAVRLSPGDKEDEITVVLGLKEARTGLFQPAIGWSSLEGWSGSLTFKEINLFGLAHQAAVELSWIQNDARDNLSFSASYTIPWLYLDVADLKEVRTSLSFSGYSIPVGNNILYDGSTDTGWQYTERRSGFGLSVSRPFSKDLPNLRFSLGVAAQRLRYGLEIYDGSAPCNPSAGPSDPAYCDGTGYKDVNLAQSLLPTPAWNLRLDTGLSYIQVDNPRFRTQGYELSLTSGIGLAFPDTGGRQAYVPLVTTGKTYFPLSEDRRHALAFRISAGTFLGSPPQSERFYLSGGGAEAFLLRGYDERKYSGLSFATGSVEYRYDFNLSPQGGTNLYGIVFADTGLTDNTQGLKWGVGIGLQLDLDVLGVLLPSLRLDYAFSPEKPTGILHFRIGPMF
- a CDS encoding acylphosphatase; translation: MPRLVALVKGRVQGVGYRAFAQKKALELGLSGYAENLPDGRVEVVAEGPEEALQAFLHHLKQGPRLARVDEVEVQWAEATGLKGFYVY
- a CDS encoding purine-nucleoside phosphorylase translates to MAGMGVYEKIQEAVAYIRSKTNFTPEVGVVLGSGLGPLAEEVEKVAEIPYGEIPHFPRSTAPGHAGRLVLGHLEGKRVLVYQGRVHYYEGYSAEEVVFPVRVGFFLGAKTFLLTSAAGGLNPRFRAGGIMLHLDYINFAGANPLRGPNDERLGPRFPVMFEAYDPGLVDLARRVARAQDLHLFEGVYAWFMGPSFASRAELRMLRELGADAIGMSTVPEVIALRHLGARVLGLSTITDMAVPEREHHATEEEVLKVAAETGPVFRRYVRGILAAL